One genomic segment of Brassica napus cultivar Da-Ae chromosome A3, Da-Ae, whole genome shotgun sequence includes these proteins:
- the LOC111210984 gene encoding uncharacterized protein LOC111210984, translating to MKLREKARPFIVCQVGDGNLAMFWHDNWTGLGPLINITGPMGPQVTGITALAPLKEVVENGSWILPRGRHPLLVHLRACLPAVPPILTSSQSDLFLWRTSPNSPPSVFSSSKTWDALHPSPSTVSWYKAVWFSSNIPKHSFLVWVLAWDRLPTRDKLRYWGIEVSPNCLLCDTLHETKEHLFFSCAYSQELWRLAFSGSGFNPPMLFDDVLEWLRANPSNKRIRLICKLLFQAVVYVIWRERNTRLHNSTSRSIPTLLKEVHLLIRAKLFGLDRNASPPQLRSASVSPSTTYLQLWFGRFQV from the coding sequence ATGAAGCTGAGAGAAAAAGCGAGGCCTTTCATCGTGTGTCAGGTTGGTGATGGGAATTTAGCCATGTTCTGGCATGATAACTGGACTGGACTAGGACCACTTATCAACATCACCGGACCTATGGGACCTCAAGTCACAGGTATTACAGCTCTCGCACCCCTTAAAGAAGTGGTCGAAAATGGCAGTTGGATATTGCCACGAGGAAGGCATCCCCTACTAGTTCATCTTCGGGCATGTTTGCCTGCAGTCCCGCCAATTCTCACATCGTCTCAGTCTGACTTGTTCTTGTGGAGAACATCCCCAAACTCTCCACCCTCGGTCTTCTCGTCTTCCAAAACGTGGGATGCCTTACACCCCTCTCCTTCCACTGTGTCTTGGTATAAAGCGGTCTGGTTTTCATCGAACATTCCAAAGCACTCCTTTTTGGTATGGGTTTTAGCTTGGGATAGACTTCCCACAAGAGATAAATTGAGATATTGGGGCATTGAAGTGTCTCCCAATTGTCTGCTTTGTGATACCCTTCATGAAACTAAGGAACATCTCTTCTTCTCATGTGCTTACTCCCAAGAATTGTGGAGGCTAGCTTTTAGCGGATCGGGTTTTAATCCTCCAATGCTTTTCGATGATGTTTTGGAATGGCTGCGTGCTAATCCCTCAAATAAGAGGATCCGATTGATTTGTAAGCTCCTTTTTCAGGCTGTAGTCTATGTCATCTGGAGGGAGAGGAACACAAGACTCCATAATTCTACCTCAAGATCTATTCCTACTCTATTAAAAGAAGTTCATCTACTGATCAGAGCAAAGctgtttggtttggatcggaaTGCATCTCCTCCACAGCTGCGGAGTGCATCAGTATCACCATCAACTACCTACCTCCAACTCTGGTTTGGACGTTTTCAGGTGTAA
- the LOC111210987 gene encoding glycosyltransferase BC10, which produces MYNNCCRTLNDHSPSLLSLFLSNMGVIDQKSKKEDEHPMISKPSRLILLVKGKHLLSPLVFITGFSIGLFLCLQLKSFHMPTMKTQQQSFWSTLLFNHTTTMETKQELQLQVLQHNMTDQELFTRVSSLSSSKSSSWFGWRYNNDEKMVVKVAFMFLTGRGLPLASLWDKFFEGHEGYYSIYIHTHPSFQDHYPETSVFYSRRIPSQAVYWGTSSMVDAERRLLANALLDESNQRFVLLSDSCIPLYNFTTIYDYLTGTNLSFIGSFDDPRKSGRGRYNPQMHPQINITHWRKGSQWFETTRELALHIISDTVYYKVFDQHCKPPCYMDEHYIPTLVHMLHGEMSSNRSLTWVDWSKAGPHPGRFIWPDITDEFLNRIRFTEECAYYGRDGENVTTSKCFLFARKFTKETLEPLLRISPAVLGFGP; this is translated from the exons ATGTATAATAACTGTTGCAGAACCCTTAACGATCACAgtccctctctcctctctctctttctgtcCAATATGGGCGTTATTGATCAAAAGagcaagaaagaagatgaacacCCAATGATCTCAAAGCCCTCGAGATTGATTCTCTTAGTAAAGGGTAAGCATCTGTTAAGCCCGCTCGTTTTCATCACTGGTTTCTCAATTGGTCTCTTTCTTTGTCTGCAACTAAAATCCTTCCACATGCCGACGATGAAGACACAACAACAATCCTTCTGGTCCACATTACTATTCAACCACACAACAACAATGGAGACCAAACAAGAGCTGCAACTACAAGTACTTCAACACAACATGACGGATCAAGAACTCTTTACCAGGGTCtcctcattatcatcatcaaaaTCATCTTCATGGTTTGGATGGAGATATAATAATGATGAGAAGATGGTTGTCAAAGTGGCTTTCATGTTCTTGACAGGTCGCGGACTCCCATTGGCTTCTTTATGGGATAAGTTCTTTGAAGGACACGAAGGGTATTATTCCATTTATATTCATACTCATCCATCTTTTCAAGACCATTACCCTGAAACATCCGTCTTCTACTCAAGAAGAATCCCAAGCCAG gCGGTCTATTGGGGAACATCATCAATGGTAGACGCAGAGAGAAGACTCTTAGCCAACGCTCTCCTCGACGAATCAAACCAAAGATTCGTCCTCTTGTCCGATTCTTGCATCCCACTTTACAATTTCACAACCATCTATGACTACTTAACCGGCACTAATCTCAGCTTCATCGGCTCATTCGACGACCCAAGAAAATCTGGTCGAGGCCGGTACAACCCCCAAATGCATCCACAAATCAATATCACACATTGGCGTAAAGGATCACAATGGTTTGAAACCACACGCGAGCTAGCTCTTCATATAATCTCAGACACGGTCTATTACAAGGTATTCGACCAGCATTGCAAACCGCCTTGTTACATGGACGAACATTACATCCCAACTCTCGTTCATATGTTGCATGGAGAGATGAGCTCAAACCGGTCTTTGACTTGGGTTGATTGGTCGAAAGCCGGTCCACATCCTGGACGGTTTATTTGGCCTGATATTACTGATGAGTTTCTTAACCGTATCCGGTTTACAGAGGAGTGTGCGTATTATGGTCGTGATGGTGAGAATGTTACAACTTctaaatgttttttgtttgcgAGGAAATTCACAAAAGAGACTTTAGAACCTTTGTTAAGAATCTCTCCTGCAGTTCTTGGCTTTGGTCCGTAA
- the LOC111210988 gene encoding probable glucomannan 4-beta-mannosyltransferase 11 gives METMWLRQARSLLLVPLFKCLVAICLVISLLVFVESVYMNIVVIYVKLFKRKPEKIYKWEAMQEDIEVGNQNYPMVLVQIPMYNEREVFQLSIGAACRLIWPLDRVIIQVLDDSTDPTIMEMVSMECAKWASKGINIKCERRDNRNGYKAGALKQGMRHSYVKQCNYIAIFDADFQPEPDYLHRTVPFLIHNPELALVQARWKFVNANKCLMTRMQEMSLNYHFMAEQESGSTRHAFFGFNGTAGVWRLAGMEEAGGWKDRTTVEDMDLAVRVGLHGWKFVFVNDIEVKSELPSQFKAFRFQQHRWSCGPANLFRKMTMEIIHNKRVVIWKKLYVIYSFFFLRKILVHFFTFFFYCIVLPTSVFFYEVNIPTWSTIYVPFVITFFTAIATPRSFYLVFFWVLFENVMAMHRTKGTFIGLLEGGRVNEWVVTEKLGDALETKLLPQVKKPRNGILQRLNLKEMMVGIYILCCACYDFAFGSTLLYIYLFMQALAFIICGVGFVGT, from the exons ATGGAAACCATGTGGTTGAGACAAGCGAGGAGTCTACTTCTAGTTCCACTGTTCAAATGTCTAGTGGCTATATGTTTGGTCATCTCTTTGTTAGTTTTCGTGGAAAGTGTGTATATGAACATTGTAGTTATTTACGTCAAGCTGTTTAAACGCAAACCCGAAAAGATCTACAAATGGGAGGCAATGCAGGAGGACATAGAGGTCGGAAACCAAAACTATCCGATGGTTCTTGTCCAAATCCCAATGTACAATGAACGAGAG GTTTTTCAGCTATCCATAGGTGCTGCTTGCAGACTCATATGGCCATTGGATAGAGTTATCATTCAAGTTTTAGATGATTCAACTGATCCCACCATCATG GAAATGGTGAGCATGGAATGTGCAAAGTGGGCAAGCAAGGGTATAAACATAAAATGTGAGAGGAGAGACAATAGAAATGGCTACAAAGCTGGAGCTCTTAAACAAGGCATGAGGCATAGCTATGTCAAACAATGCAACTACATTGCCATCTTCGACGCTGATTTCCAGCCAGAGCCTGATTACCTCCACCGCACTGTCCCGTTTCTCATCCACAATCCTGAGCTCGCTCTTGTTCAAGCTCGATGGAAATTTG TGAACGCAAACAAGTGCTTGATGACTAGGATGCAGGAGATGTCACTAAATTACCATTTTATGGCAGAGCAAGAATCCGGATCCACTAGACATGCCTTCTTTGGCTTTAATG GGACAGCCGGTGTGTGGAGATTGGCGGGGATGGAAGAAGCTGGAGGTTGGAAAGACCGGACCACCGTGGAGGATATGGACTTGGCCGTTCGTGTTGGTTTACACGGCTGGAAATTTGTCTTCGTCAATGACATCGAG GTGAAAAGTGAGCTTCCAAGCCAGTTCAAGGCTTTTAGATTCCAGCAACATCGATGGTCATGCGGTCCAGCTAATCTCTTCAGGAAAATGACTATGGAAATTATTCACAATAAG AGAGTGGTGATTTGGAAGAAACTGTATGTGATATACAGCTTCTTCTTTCTACGGAAAATCTTAGTTCatttcttcactttcttcttctattGCATCGTTCTTCCTACGAGCGTATTCTTTTACGAAGTCAACATTCCCACTTGGTCAACTATCTACGTTCCTTTTGTGATCACTTTCTTTACTGCCATTGCCACGCCAAG ATCCTTCTATCTCGTGTTTTTCTGGGTCTTGTTCGAGAATGTAATGGCTATGCATCGGACCAAAGGAACTTTCATCGGCTTACTTGAAGGAGGAAGAGTAAATGAATGGGTCGTCACCGAAAAACTAGGAGATGCTCTTGAAACTAAGTTACTTCCTCAAGTGAAAAAACCTCGCAATGGGATTCTGCAAAG ATTAAACCTAAAAGAGATGATGGTGGGGATATATATACTGTGTTGTGCATGCTACGACTTTGCCTTCGGGAGTACATTGTTATACATTTATCTATTCATGCAGGCTCTTGCATTTATTATATGTGGAGTTGGTTTTGTCGGAACTTAA